In Fusarium oxysporum f. sp. lycopersici 4287 chromosome 4, whole genome shotgun sequence, a genomic segment contains:
- a CDS encoding gluconate 5-dehydrogenase, translating to MSDPTAREDLTKRQLPSMALANGIESLPSAAQARTASTSDDSSTRFQVSGVAVVTGGLGTIALTVVRALLQHGVTGLMLLDLDVTSESAISKVDDLRKDFPKRKIEAASVDVTDEEAVGQVMASTVEKLGGLDYLLCFAGIVNCTHALELSPKVFRKLLDANTTGSFICAQAAAKEMVKANTGGRIVFIASISAHRVNYPQPQVAYNTSKGALLMLKSSLAAEWARYGITVNSISPGYMDTILNEGEGLAEARRSWAERNPSGRMGMPEELSGMVVLLCSKAGSYINGSDMVVDGGGIVF from the coding sequence ATGAGTGATCCAACAGCCCGCGAAGACCTTACCAAGCGGCAGCTTCCTTCCATGGCACTCGCGAACGGCATCGAATCTTTACCTTCTGCAGCTCAAGCACGTACAGCTTCAACGTCGGATGATTCTTCGACAAGATTTCAAGTCTCTGGCGTTGCAGTTGTCACTGGAGGGCTGGGAACCATTGCATTGACTGTTGTTCGAGCATTGTTGCAGCACGGCGTGACTGGGCTGATGCTGCTTGACCTTGACGTGACTTCGGAATCTGCGATAAGTAAAGTGGATGATCTTAGGAAAGACTTTCCGAAAAGGAAAATTGAGGCAGCGTCTGTGGATGTAaccgatgaagaagctgtagGACAGGTTATGGCTTCAACAGTTGAGAAACTAGGCGGCCTTGACTACCTCCTCTGCTTCGCGGGCATAGTCAACTGTACTCATGCTCTCGAGTTATCACCCAAAGTCTTCAGAAAGCTCCTCGATGCCAATACAACTGGAAGCTTCATCTGTGCCCAAGCTGCGGCAAAGGAAATGGTCAAAGCCAACACCGGAGGACGCATCGTCTTCATAGCCAGCATATCAGCACATCGAGTCAACTACCCACAGCCGCAAGTTGCATATAATACATCCAAGGGAGCGCTTTTGATGCTAAAAAGTAGTCTCGCGGCAGAGTGGGCGCGATATGGAATTACTGTGAATAGCATCAGCCCTGGATACATGGATACTATTCTTAACGAGGGAGAGGGATTAGCAGAAGCGAGAAGGTCGTGGGCCGAGAGGAATCCAAGCGGAAGAATGGGAATGCCTGAAGAACTGAGTGGAATGGTTGTGCTATTATGTTCCAAGGCTGGAAGCTATATCAACGGGTCTGACATGGTTGTCGATGGTGGAGGAATAGTCTTTTGA